One part of the Aspergillus luchuensis IFO 4308 DNA, chromosome 5, nearly complete sequence genome encodes these proteins:
- a CDS encoding uncharacterized protein (SECRETED:SignalP(1-21)), protein MARLSLSIFVLCLFLALMVSAMPVKRENSSGNELDGTLAEQVAEQSLESASEMLDQITGKDDDDKKKPAPSGTTDSKPSPSGTKHATESQTAPKTEEKVANTEPSATTPTSTEETPSTSSSAPSTASSHVVNDNPLSKIPLVGDLLSGGGSGSLTGGLLG, encoded by the exons atgGCCCGTCTCAGCCTttccatcttcgtcctctgcCTTTTCCTGGCCCTCATGGTCTCGGCCATGCCCGTCAAGCGCGAGAACTCCAGCGGTAACGAGCTGGACGGCACTCTCGCCGAACAGGTCGCAGAACAATCTCTCGAG TCCGCCAGCGAAATGCTCGACCAAATAACCGGcaaggacgacgacgacaagaagaagcccgcccCCAGCGGCACCACCGACAGCAAgccctctccctctggcaCCAAGCACGCAACCGAGTCCCAGACTGCCCCTAAGaccgaggagaaggtggcaAACACTGAGCCCTCCGCTACCACCCCTACCTCTACCGAGGAGACCCCCTCAACCTCTAGCTCTGCCCCCTCGACCGCGTCCTCCCACGTCGTGAATGACAACCCGCTCTCGAAGATCCCTCTTGTGGGTGACTTGTTGAGCGGTGGTGGGTCTGGCTCTCTTACTGGAGGACTGTTGGGTTAA